CCGATCCTGAAATTGCTTGTAATGGTGTACGCATTGAATGTTTATATAGGTTTAGGAAACTTTGCCAATTTTAATAAAACCCATAAAGTCACTGGATTTACTCTGAATAGTTACAGATTATAAAGACATATTCCAGAACTTTTCCCGGCCAACAATTAATAGCGTGCAGAAAATTAGCCTCCGTTGCCTAAATGCATATATTTGGAAAATCAATATCCCTAAGCCTTCGAAAAAATATTTTTTATGTTACAAAATGACGCTACGGTTCTTGGCCTGCTCATGGTGATTCTCGCCATGGTTTTCTATACAGCGTCACTTCCGAACAAAGGCTGGCAACGACTTTACAGTATTTTTCCGCCACTACTACTATGTTATTTTATTCCCGGTTTACTAAATTCCTTTGGAATTATTAATGGAGCGACTTCTCAACTTTATCCTGTCGTTTCAAGATATCTGCTGCCCGCTTGTCTGGTTCTTTTTACCTTAGGAATGGATTGGAAAGCGCTTGCAAAACTTGGTCCACCAGCCATTATTATGATGCTGGTAGGTTCATTCGGAATTATTATCGGCGGACCGATTGCGCTTTTTATTGTTGGAAAAATAAGTCCGGAAACCGTTGCCGGTGAAGGTTCGGAGGCGATTTGGCGGGGATTGGCAACCATTGCCGGGAGCTGGATTGGCGGCGGGGCAAATCAGACAGCGTTGCGCGAAGTTTTCAAACCAAGCGACCGTTTATTTTCACAAATTGTTGCTGTTGATGTGATTACCGCAGAATTATGGATGGCGGTTTTAATTTATGGCGCAGGTTTTGCGACAAAAATTGATCGTTTTCTAAAAGCCGACAGCAGTCAGATTGATCATGTTAAAAACGATCTGGAACAAGCCCAGTTGACGAACCAGAAAATTCCCGGCACAAAAGATTTCATTTATTTATGTGCCGTTGGTCTTGGTGCTACCGGATTGGCGCATTGGCTAGCGGAAAAGATCACGCCTTATCTTTCAACCAATTATCCGTCATTGGAAAAATACAGTCTGACTTCCAGTTTTTTCTGGATTACCGGTTTGGTTACTTTGATGGGAATTATTATTTCTTTCACGCCTTTACGAAAACTGGAAAACGTTGGGGCATCAAAACTGGGAAGTGTTTTTTTATACATTCTGGTGGCAACAATTGGTATGCAGATGGATTTAGGATCGATTGCTGATAATCCCGGACTTTTTGGAATTGGCTTGATCTGGATGATGGTTCATGCCGGTTTAATTGTTCTGGTAGCACGATTATTGAAAATCCCTTACTTTTTCCTGGCCGTTTCCAGTCAGGCCAATGTAGGTGGTTCCGCCTCCGCTTCTGTTGTCGCAGCCGCTTTTCATCCTTCACTGGCGTCTGTCGGAATTTTATTAGCGATTTTAGGATACGCCATAGGCACTTATGGAGGCTATCTTTCTGCACTTATGATGCAGTGGGTTAGCGAAATGTAGGATTTGAAAGTTTAGGCATGTAATTTTGTCGGCCTATATAATTATTTTCATGAAGAACATTCGTAATTTTTGCATTATTGCCCATATTGACCACGGAAAAAGTACGCTGGCAGATCGTCTGTTGGAATTTACCAAAACGGTATCCAACCGCGACATGCAGGCTCAGCTCCTTGACAATATGGATCTGGAACGCGAACGCGGCATCACGATCAAGAGCCACGCGATCCAGATGACTTATCTTTACAAAGGGGAAGAATACACACTGAACCTGATTGATACGCCGGGACACGTCGATTTTTCTTATGAAGTTTCCCGTTCAATTGCTGCGTGTGAAGGTGCATTATTGCTCGTTGATGCTTCACAGGGAACAGAAGCGCAGACTATCTCAAACTTATATCTTGCGATAAATCATAACCTTACCATCATTCCGGTACTGAATAAAGTCGATTTGCCAGGTGCAAGACCTGAGGAAATCAAGGATGAAATGGTTGATCTTCTTGGCTGTGACCGCGATGATATTATTCCGGCGAGTGGAAAAGAAGGAATTGGTATCAAAGAAATTCTGGATGCCATCATTGAGAGAGTTCCTTCACCGGTTGGCGATCCGGAAGCTCCTTTACAGGCACTGATCTTTGACTCGGTTTTTAACTCTTACCGTGGTATTGAGGTAATTTTCCGTATCAAAAACGGAAGTATTAAAAAAGGCGATAAGGTAAAATTCATGAACACCGGTAAGGAATATATTGCCGATGAGATTGGAACACTAGGACTTGTACAAATACCAAAACAGGTTGTTGAGTGTGGCGATGTAGGTTATCTTATTTCCGGTATTAAGGTTGCCAAAGAAGTAAAAGTGGGTGATACGATCACACATTTGCACCGTCAGGCCTCTGAATCGATTGTTGGTTTCTCGGAAGTAAAACCAATGGTTTTTGCTGGTATTTATCCGGTCGACACTACGGAGTTTGAAGAACTTCGTGATGCGATGGAAAAACTTCAGTTGAATGACGCGGCCCTGGTTTGGGAACCTGAAACATCTGCGGCTCTTGGCTTTGGTTTCCGTTGCGGATTCCTTGGAATGCTGCACATGGAAATTGTTCAGGAACGTCTGGAACGCGAATTTGATATGACGGTTATTACAACGGTTCCGTCCGTTCAGTTTAGAATAACCAATACAAAAGATCAGTTGATCAATATCAGTGCGCCTTCTGAAATGCCGGAGCCGAACCTTATCAACTGGATTGAAGAACCTTATATCAATGCACAGATCATCACAAAATCTGACTACATCGGCCCGATCCTCACGCTTTGTATGGATAAGCGCGGGATGTTGAAAAATCAGGTTTATCTGACGGCTGAGCGTGTAGAATTGCAATTCAGACTGCCGCTTGCAGAAGTTGTGTTTGACTTTTTTGACAAACTTAAAACAATTTCAAAAGGTTACGCATCTCTGGATTATGATCTGGCTGGATACGAAGAATCTGACATGGTTAAACTTGACGTAATGCTTAACGGTGAACCGGTTGATGCTTTGTCGGCCATTGTTCACAGAACGAAAGCATACGAATGGGGTAAAAAACTTTGCGAGAAATTACGTGAGCTGATACCTCGTCAAATGTTTGAGATCGCAATCCAGGCCGCTATCGGTCAGAAGATTATCGCCCGTGAAACAGTGAAGGCGATGCGTAAAGACGTATTGGCAAAATGTTATGGCGGTGATATTTCGCGTAAGCGTAAACTGCTTGAAAAACAGAAAAAAGGGAAGAAACGTATGCGTCAGGTTGGTAATGTAGAAATACCACAGGAAGCATTTATGGCTGTATTAAAGATTAATTAAATCCAAAGCAGCGTTATAATTTAATAACAAAAGAAAGTGCTTCGTAAGCCTTTTGTTGTAAATTTGACTCGAATCTATTTGTAATACCCAAGAAACTAAAATACGACAAATACCGATATGGCAGAAGTAATCCGTATGCCCAAGATGAGCGACACCATGGAAGAAGGTGTTATTGCAGAATGGCACAAACAAGTTGGTGATGTAATCAAATCCGGTGAAATTATAGCCGAAGTCGAGACCGACAAAGCTACTATGGATCTTGAATCGTATTATGATGGTACTCTTCTTTATATAGGCGTTAAAAAAGGCGATGCTGTTCCTATCGACGGCGTAATGGCCATCGTAGGTGAAAAAGGTGAAGATTATAAATCCTTGCTGGAAGAAGGTAGTGGAAATGGAGCTGCTGCGGGCAATGGCAAAGCAGAAGCACCAAAAGAAGAACCTAAACCAGAAAAAGAGGTAGAAACTGCAACACCTACTGCTGAAAAAGCGCCGGCTGCACCTGCTGCAAAATCTGCTGAAAAAATCAA
The nucleotide sequence above comes from Dyadobacter subterraneus. Encoded proteins:
- a CDS encoding DUF819 family protein, with the translated sequence MLQNDATVLGLLMVILAMVFYTASLPNKGWQRLYSIFPPLLLCYFIPGLLNSFGIINGATSQLYPVVSRYLLPACLVLFTLGMDWKALAKLGPPAIIMMLVGSFGIIIGGPIALFIVGKISPETVAGEGSEAIWRGLATIAGSWIGGGANQTALREVFKPSDRLFSQIVAVDVITAELWMAVLIYGAGFATKIDRFLKADSSQIDHVKNDLEQAQLTNQKIPGTKDFIYLCAVGLGATGLAHWLAEKITPYLSTNYPSLEKYSLTSSFFWITGLVTLMGIIISFTPLRKLENVGASKLGSVFLYILVATIGMQMDLGSIADNPGLFGIGLIWMMVHAGLIVLVARLLKIPYFFLAVSSQANVGGSASASVVAAAFHPSLASVGILLAILGYAIGTYGGYLSALMMQWVSEM
- the lepA gene encoding translation elongation factor 4 yields the protein MKNIRNFCIIAHIDHGKSTLADRLLEFTKTVSNRDMQAQLLDNMDLERERGITIKSHAIQMTYLYKGEEYTLNLIDTPGHVDFSYEVSRSIAACEGALLLVDASQGTEAQTISNLYLAINHNLTIIPVLNKVDLPGARPEEIKDEMVDLLGCDRDDIIPASGKEGIGIKEILDAIIERVPSPVGDPEAPLQALIFDSVFNSYRGIEVIFRIKNGSIKKGDKVKFMNTGKEYIADEIGTLGLVQIPKQVVECGDVGYLISGIKVAKEVKVGDTITHLHRQASESIVGFSEVKPMVFAGIYPVDTTEFEELRDAMEKLQLNDAALVWEPETSAALGFGFRCGFLGMLHMEIVQERLEREFDMTVITTVPSVQFRITNTKDQLINISAPSEMPEPNLINWIEEPYINAQIITKSDYIGPILTLCMDKRGMLKNQVYLTAERVELQFRLPLAEVVFDFFDKLKTISKGYASLDYDLAGYEESDMVKLDVMLNGEPVDALSAIVHRTKAYEWGKKLCEKLRELIPRQMFEIAIQAAIGQKIIARETVKAMRKDVLAKCYGGDISRKRKLLEKQKKGKKRMRQVGNVEIPQEAFMAVLKIN